A segment of the Candidatus Poribacteria bacterium genome:
GTGCCCCGGGGTGAGTGGCCTAACTCCGGTCAGTGGTTGAGGTGTTGTCTCTTCGTCCGGCGCATCGTCTTGCTCAGAAATATCTGGAATAACAACGACCTGAAGGTCTTTGCCTAGAAACGGATGGGCGCAGAAGCAATCCGTCAGCACATCAACTGGACAGGTTTGCAATCGATTTATATCTGCCTGCTGATCCGGTGGAAAGCAACCTAAGAGATCATCCTCAGTGAGGAGAAGGATTTCACCATCTAGCTCAACAATCCAATATTCGCTACTTTCCTGCACCCCAATGGCAACGCTTCCAGCCAGACACCATAGATCTTGAACCCGCGCTAACAGATAAACGTCCTCGCCAAACTCTTCTAAACCGATGCTGACAGGAAATTTGACATACCCAGAATACGCCGGCGCGGGCTGATTCTTTATCTCATCTGCATCTAGTATAGTATTACATTTTGGGCACCAGGCTCCTAATTTTTGATCCTTATTCAGATACCCCAAATCCTGTAGCGTACTGAAAGCATTGATAATTTTCGCTTCATCGCGTGAATCCAGAGTCTTGCCCTTCTTCCAATCTCCAAAAATCCCAACCGTTCGCAGTTGGTTTTGCTGTTGGTCAATCTCACGCTGGAACTCACGTCGACACTGCCGGCGAAATCGAATTGCATCAAAGGTGCCATCTTTATACTCACGATTCAACGCCTTTGTCTCGACAGTAGGAGTATAATAATCCCAATGCGGTACATACTCTACACCCATCCCTTGCATCATGTTAGATTTCAGGAAGATGTCTTGGCAGATCTTACCTTTGAACACGTCCAACTTCAAATGATCGGTAGCTGTAGGCATTTCGCGGAGGACATAGGCGGTCGATTTCGCTCGTTGGATTAGTTGAGCGTAAATATCAATTTCATCCCATAATGTTAGAATTTTTTCTTCAGTCAGCATTTTGAACAACCGTTAGGGTACACCTAATAAATACAAGAATTCAGAAGTTCTGAACAAATGGACACTTACAAGGTTGACCTCAACATCCTTTGCAGTATTTGTAAAAAGAGTATTAAGATAAGCGGTGAAACGTCAATTCCCAAGCCCCCTGTCATAGGACGAAGAACACGGCGAATGGGGTCTAGCGCTGGGTCAACAAATCGGTTCGTCATCCAATAAAGTTGTCTTACTGTCGTATTGCCAGAGAGGTTCACAATCCAAGATAATATAACATTAGCAAAAACGATGATTGAGTAAATCCCAATCACTTCAATCATGAGAGGCATCAACATTTCCATAGTTGAGAATCCTTCCAATCTCACTCAATTTGCAAGCTCTTCGGAGCGTTTTGTAGCGGCACTCACAGCATCAGCAATAATCGCCCGCAGCCGCCCACTCTCCAACGCATATAATCCCGCCGCCGTTGTCCCGCCCGGCGTCGTCACCCGGTTTTTTAGGACTGCTGGATGTTCGCCTGTGTCCTCAAGCATTCTGCACGCTCCAAGCACCGTTTGTAGGGCAAGTTGATATGCGTCAGGACGGTTCAACCCGACCTGTACCCCTGCGTCAGCAAATGCTTCAATGAAGAGAAACACAAACGCGGGGCCGCTGCCGCTTAAACCGGTAACGGCGTTCAGATGTCTCTCCTCCATGATCAGTGATTTGCCCGCAGCGTTGAAAATTGCTTGGGTTGCGGCAAGGTGTTCGGTCGTGGCAGTGCTTCCCGCTGCGATTGCGGAGATCGCTTCCCCCGCAGATGCGGCGATGTTTGGCATCACACGGACAATTGGCGGCGACGGTGAGGTAAAATAAGATTCTAATTGGGCTGTCGAGACACCTGCTGCAATGGAGATAATCCACTGGGACGGAGATTGGAGGGTGGCAGCAACCTCTGGAAAGACATCTGGTACGTTATTCGGTTTGGCTGCATATAACAGACAGTCCACATTCTCCACCAGTTGCGAGATATTTTCCGCACTATTGACCCCTAACTCCTCGCACAACTGGTCAACGAGGGGACGATAGACATCTGTTATCCAAACCTGTTCAGGTGGTAGTAAATCACGCACAACGCCTCTGACAATCGCACCTCCCATATTGCCAACGGCAATGAAACCGACTCGAAGTTTAGTATCCAAAGGGCTATGCTCCTATCTGCGTCAAATGTTTTATTCCCGTTCTCCAAAGATTGCTGTACCGACCCTGATGAGATTCGCGCCCTCCTCAATAGCAACCTCAAAATCATTGGTCATTCCCATTGACAGGGTGTCCATCTCAACATTCGGAAACTGCTGGGCGATAATTTTCTCCCGGAGTTGTCGCAGCAATGAGAACATCGGACGCACCGCTTCCGGATCTGGCAGAAAGGCACCGATTGTCATCAATCCTTTGATCCGGACATGGGTGTAAGGCTGTGCACTTTCAATGAACCCTAGCGTCTGATCCGGTTCCAGACCGTATTTGCTGGGTTCAGCGGAGGTGTTGACCTGAATCAGTACCTCTGTCGTGCGATTTGACTCAGCAGATCGTCGATCAATTTCAGCAAGGAGGCGAGGGGTATCCACGGAGTGGATGAGATCAAAAATTTGTAAGGCTTGTTTTACTTTGTTCCTCTGCAGATGACCGACCAGATGCCACTTTACAGGATGGTCAATTTGGGGGTGCTTACTTTGTGCCTCTTGGACGCGATTCTCGCCAATGTGCGTAATCCCTGCCTCAATTGCCTCTACAATTAGACTGACAGGCTTGGTTTTAGAAACAGCAACGAGCTCTATGGAATCTGGATCGCGTCCAACGCGTGTGGCAGCTGCAGCTATCCGATCTTGAATCCGCGAAAGATTGTCGTGAATAGAAGCCATTATCTACCTCCCACCAGAGCGAATTAACAGAGATGTGCAAAACAGCTAAATGATAGCATATTTCAAGAAGCGATTGCAAGATCAATTCCTGACCTTCCAGAGACTTGCAGGGTCGTAGGGTTCCCCGTGCTTGGGCAGAAACTGGCGCAGATGTCGCCCACCTAGTGCGAATCCAGCAAGTCCCGGCATCCCCCGATCCTCATTCTCAACACAAAGGACATAATCATATCCGGACTCAAGAAGTGCACCGATGATTGTTCCCCAGTTCAACTGTCCGCGTCCGGGAACGCGATATTGCCACCACCAGTTTCCGATAATTCCTTGACGGAAGCGCATTTGTGGACTGACTTCACAGTCCTTCACATCAGCATAGTACCACTTGCCGGAAAACATGCGGATAGCATCTTCTGCCGGCAAAATCCCCATCCAGAGCCAGTGAGAGGGATCGCAAGATAATCCTAGGTTGTCGGAAGGAATTGCGTCAAGGATGCGTTCCCACATCTCCGGATTACAGGCGATGTTACCCATTCGTACCGCACAATCAAGCGCGATCGTTACGCCCTTCTCTTCAGCAAAGCGGATGACCGGTGTCCACATTTCTTTGAATCTACCCACCAGTTCAACCGACCTATCGCCCGGGTTTCCGGGGTTTGAGGAAAATTGTCCGTAAAAATGCCAACTAACAGGGCTGCCTGCATAGGTCACGAGGACTGGTGTGCCGAGCATACTTGCCGCTTCAATCGCTCGTTTGAGATTTTCACGAGCGGCTTCACGCGTTTCGAGATCATCGTCCAGCAGATTGTTGTGAGCACTTAACGCGGCAAGATAGATATCGTGTGAACGCGAGGCGTCGTTGATTTCATCACCACCTGTTTGTAGGATATCTTCGGGATCAAATATTCCACTAGCGTTAGGACGAATCGCATCAAAGCCGTTTGCTTTCGCCCATTTGAGACACTCTTCAAGACTCCATGCACCCCCACCTACACCCGTACTAAAACTGATGTCCATAATTTTATCTCTTTCTATCTATAAAGATTTTAGATTGGAACGATAGATCATGCCTTTACTTGATTAGCAATTGGCAGCTAAAGCGATCATTTATGTGGCGCTACCATACTAAATCCACAACAGATAATGCCATGAGCACCAAACTCACCATGCCGTTCAGCGTGAAGAAAGCGAGATTTACTCGTGAAAGATCGTGCGGCTTGACGATGGCATGTTCATAAACCAAAATAACGATAACAATTCCAACGCCAACCAGATAGACAACACCAAGATTCGTCAATAACGTAACGCCGAGCAGGACCGTAATCATGACTACATGCAGCACCGATGAGATCCATAATGCCGGTCGGATTCCGAACTTCGCAGGAATTGAGTACAACCGATGCTTGCGATCAAAATCGAAATCTTGACAAGCGTAGATGATGTCAAATCCCGCCGCCCAAAGCAGCACCGCCAATCCAAGCAGCGTAGGTGTCCAATCAAATTGACCCTTAATGGCGATCCACGCGCCGATCGGCGCAATTGAGAGGGATATCCCAAGCCAAAGGTGAGAGAAAGAGGTAAAGCGTTTAGTATAAGAGTATCCCATAATCACCACAAGTGCAACAGGTGAAAGCGCAAAGGCAAGTGGATTGAGGTTATAGGCAGCAAACATAAGCAGTGCAGCGGAAACAAGTGTAAACGCCCATACTGCTCCCTTCGCGATCAATCCCGCGGGAATCGCTCGCATTGACGTGCGTGGGTTCGCTTTGTCAATCTCCGCATCGGCGAGTCGATTAAATGCCATAGCACAACTGCGCGCCCCGACCATGGCAACGAGTATCCAAGCAAACTTGTCCAACGCTGGCAATCCGTCCGATGCGATAAATGCGCTCATGATTGCAAAGGGCAGCATGAAGACTGTGTGCTCAAATTTGATCATGTCTAGGATGATCTTAATTTTTCGGAAAATCGTGGCTCACCCGCCTTTCGACAATAAAATATAGTATAGTCAGTATAGTGTACCGTATTGCGATTGTCAATCCATTTTTCGCCTGCGGATTACGGCATAGTGAAGACAACTCCCAACGCCTCGTTCGGGGTTTGGATGAGTTTCTCACATGCGTCGGCGGCCTGATCGATTGGGACAATATCGGTAATCAGCGGTTTCACCTTTAGCTTGCCTTCAGACATGAACTGAAGCACCAATTCCAGATTTCGTTGTGTGGGCCAACGGACGAACACCGGTGGATAGTCTGCGCCATGTTCATAAGCCTCATCATGATAGCCGGGACCTGTCCGGGCTGCGCTGATTACGTCCACATTTCCAACGCCAGCAGCAAAACGGTGCGTAATACTCGCCCCGCCGACGATGACGATACGCCCCATCTTATGCGTATCCGGTGCTGTCTTGAGCATGCTGCGAATCTGACTAAACGCTTCCGTGCCATCGCCGCCGAATGCGATAATCCCACAGTCCATCCCGTATCCTTTTGTGAATTCCTCGGCAATCGGCACAGGGTCAACATCTCCCAATTGGATTGGCAAATCTACACCAGCCTCCTGTGCAATCTCAATTCGCCGTGGCAAGTGATCTAGCCCCATAACATACGCACCGGCAATCTGTGCAATTTGACAGGACAACTGTCCCACCAGACCAAGCCCCGCTACAACAACATTCTCGCCAATTGCGATTCGTCCGCGTTGCACGGCATGTAAGGCGGTAGCCGCGAGGTGATTGGACGCCGCTTCTGCATCGCTCACATTCTCAGGGATCTTTGCACACAGATTGTGCGGTATACATGCGTGTGTTGCGTGTAGTGCGTACCCGCCACCCATTCCCGACACGCGATCGCCGATTGAGAACTCATCGCAATTCCCTTTTGTGCCGATGACGACACCAGCATTGGTATAGCCAAATGGACGTATGGTTGGATTCGGTTGTGGGTTCGCGCGTCTGCCCTTGACCCCACCGAGTCCGGAGCCCGGGCTTACCATCGAGGCTTTGACTTCTACCAGTAATTGGCCCGACTCAGGTTCAGGGGTGGGCTGCTCCTCCGTCCAGATTTTTCCGTTGCTATCCATCACAACAACTTTTCTTGTTTGGCTCACGATGTTCTCCTTATGATCACAGGTTTAGCAGTCAAACACAATCCAATAGATTCGATATTTTACCTATTCATGTTTCATGTCGCCTTCCAAAACAGCCATCCAGCTGCTCGCTTTATCTAGCGTCTCCTGATATTCTGCCTCGGGTTCGGAATCCGCAACAATACCGCCGCCAACGTGAAAGTAGGCACACCCTTCCTTGAGGATGCATGTCCGAATGGCGATATTAAGATCCATCGTCCCGTCGAATCCGAAGTAGCCGATTGCTCCTGTATACACGCCGCGATCTGTCGGCTCCAATTCATCAATTAGTTCCATCGCTCGAATCTTAGGTGCCCCGGTAATAGAACCGCCGGGAAAGCACGATTTCAGGAGATCGATTCGGTCAGCGTCTCTCCGGAGTGTGCCCCTAACAGTTGCGACGAGATGATGTATGTTGGAATAGCTTTCGAGCGCGACGCGCTCCGGCACATGGATGGATGCGATTTCGCAAACGCGCCCGAGATCATTTCGTTCAAGATCCACAATCATCAACAATTCGGCGAGATCTTTTTCGCTATGCAGCAACTCTGCCGCCAATTTGCGATCTAACTCCGGTGTCAAGCCGCGTGGGCGTGTCCCTTTGATTGGACGGGTTTCGACGGTTCGGCTACCTAGCGAAAAATGGAGAAACCGTTCAGGAGAAGCACTCAAAATGTGAAAATCACCACAATGGAGATACGCCCCATAAGGCACAGGACTCAACTGACGCAAGCAAGCGTATAGCTCTGGCGGGGGCAAATCACTTAACGTCGATAACCGCTGCGACAAATTGACCTGATAGATGTCGCCTGAAGCGATATACGCCTTCGCGCGTTGCACAGTGGAGAGATAGTCTGCTTTGGAAAAATTAGATCTGATTGGGGATTTCGTAAAATGTGAAGCGTGAGACTTGAATGCTTCGGAGCGCAGCTGTGTGTGGTGATTTTCAGATTGGAGAATCGAGCGGAGTTTTTCGGTCTGCTGTTGATGTCGGTTGGCATAACTTTTGTCGACATCCAATCGGCATAAATAGACCTGATTGGACAAGTGATCAAATGCAACAGTGGCATCGTAGAACGCAAAATAACAATCGGGGAGTTTGAGGTCGTCGTGTGTCGTAGAGGGTAGTTCTTCGATGAAGCAGCGGAGGGGATAACCAAAATATCCAACTCCACCGATAAACGGCAGGTCGGCGGGCGGTGTTTGTGATTGAAATCGATTCAAAATTTCCCGTAGCGCGTCAAACGGATCGCCCGACTGTTGTTCGACCCGGTCCCTCCAATTAAACTGGAGGTCTGTCCCTTTGCTGCGGAAAATCAGGAAAGGATGCGAGCCGACGAATGAGTAGCGGCCAAGCCTTGGGGCATCCATACCGCTATCAAGAAAAAAACTGTGCGGTTCATCAGCCAACAACTGAAAGAGATCAAAAGCTGTCAACCGTGTCTGAATCTCTTCGAGAGTGGAAACCATGCAGGTCGTGGTTCAAGCTACCTTTCTTGGCAAGGTGGAAAGGGGAGTATCTACAAGCTATCCCCAAACAAAGATGATGTATCCTCATTGGTCATCGTCTCAACCCGATTTTGTGCATATTGGCAATACTCCGGGTTAATATCATAGCCGATGAAATATCGTCCGAGTTGTTTGCAGGCGACAGCTGTGGAACCGGAACCGATGAAGGGATCTAATACGACATCGCCCCGGCGTGTGAGAAGGTACAAAAACTCCTCAATGATTTTTACGGGATAAATTGCTGGGTGCTTGATTCCTTTAATTGATTCGACAGAATGCTCGAGCACATCCCGCTTGAGTTTGTTGCCACGTAACCGAATAAGTGTGAAACCGTTTTTTTCAATCTGAATTTTACGTCCGCCGTCTTGTCCGCCAAATGCTTCTGCATGGATACCCCGAATTTTCATCCGTAATCCAGCGATCTCACCACGGTGAACTTCTTGGATTGCTTCTTCCAAAGCAACGCGGGCATTGTGTTTTTCGTCCTCGGACAAATCTGATTGATCGATTAACTTGAAATATTTTTGCCCCACACTCCGCCCTTGAGATTGCAATTTTTTTGGTGGGGTTTCGTCTACCATGAACGCATCGGGATTATAAAAGTAATCTGCTGTCTTGACAAAATGAAAGAACGGCTCGGTGCTGCTGACCAATCGTCGTGTAAATTGGCGTGGTGTTGGATTTTTCTTCACCCATGTCACATCGTTAACTAGTTTCACCTCTCCTGTTTCCGTCGCCCCGATCGCAAAGCGGTACGGCACAAGGAGCAAGCTGCTATCTTCATACTTGTCTCCCAAATTAAACACAAGGCTCCCGTCATCTTTTACAACGCGAACACATTCACGGAACAGGGATAGCAAGTTCTCAAGATATTCCCTTAAGCGCGTCTCATTGCCCATACCCGCACCG
Coding sequences within it:
- a CDS encoding YggT family protein, whose protein sequence is MEMLMPLMIEVIGIYSIIVFANVILSWIVNLSGNTTVRQLYWMTNRFVDPALDPIRRVLRPMTGGLGIDVSPLILILFLQILQRMLRSTL
- a CDS encoding site-specific DNA-methyltransferase, whose translation is MLRGRILQYGNDTNDLPLDQILCGDNLELVRQLPDRSVQLVITSPPYFQQRDYGAGMGNETRLREYLENLLSLFRECVRVVKDDGSLVFNLGDKYEDSSLLLVPYRFAIGATETGEVKLVNDVTWVKKNPTPRQFTRRLVSSTEPFFHFVKTADYFYNPDAFMVDETPPKKLQSQGRSVGQKYFKLIDQSDLSEDEKHNARVALEEAIQEVHRGEIAGLRMKIRGIHAEAFGGQDGGRKIQIEKNGFTLIRLRGNKLKRDVLEHSVESIKGIKHPAIYPVKIIEEFLYLLTRRGDVVLDPFIGSGSTAVACKQLGRYFIGYDINPEYCQYAQNRVETMTNEDTSSLFGDSL
- the proC gene encoding pyrroline-5-carboxylate reductase, whose protein sequence is MDTKLRVGFIAVGNMGGAIVRGVVRDLLPPEQVWITDVYRPLVDQLCEELGVNSAENISQLVENVDCLLYAAKPNNVPDVFPEVAATLQSPSQWIISIAAGVSTAQLESYFTSPSPPIVRVMPNIAASAGEAISAIAAGSTATTEHLAATQAIFNAAGKSLIMEERHLNAVTGLSGSGPAFVFLFIEAFADAGVQVGLNRPDAYQLALQTVLGACRMLEDTGEHPAVLKNRVTTPGGTTAAGLYALESGRLRAIIADAVSAATKRSEELAN
- a CDS encoding YggS family pyridoxal phosphate-dependent enzyme, translated to MHDNLSRIQDRIAAAATRVGRDPDSIELVAVSKTKPVSLIVEAIEAGITHIGENRVQEAQSKHPQIDHPVKWHLVGHLQRNKVKQALQIFDLIHSVDTPRLLAEIDRRSAESNRTTEVLIQVNTSAEPSKYGLEPDQTLGFIESAQPYTHVRIKGLMTIGAFLPDPEAVRPMFSLLRQLREKIIAQQFPNVEMDTLSMGMTNDFEVAIEEGANLIRVGTAIFGERE
- a CDS encoding zinc-binding alcohol dehydrogenase is translated as MSQTRKVVVMDSNGKIWTEEQPTPEPESGQLLVEVKASMVSPGSGLGGVKGRRANPQPNPTIRPFGYTNAGVVIGTKGNCDEFSIGDRVSGMGGGYALHATHACIPHNLCAKIPENVSDAEAASNHLAATALHAVQRGRIAIGENVVVAGLGLVGQLSCQIAQIAGAYVMGLDHLPRRIEIAQEAGVDLPIQLGDVDPVPIAEEFTKGYGMDCGIIAFGGDGTEAFSQIRSMLKTAPDTHKMGRIVIVGGASITHRFAAGVGNVDVISAARTGPGYHDEAYEHGADYPPVFVRWPTQRNLELVLQFMSEGKLKVKPLITDIVPIDQAADACEKLIQTPNEALGVVFTMP
- the pabB gene encoding aminodeoxychorismate synthase component I → MVSTLEEIQTRLTAFDLFQLLADEPHSFFLDSGMDAPRLGRYSFVGSHPFLIFRSKGTDLQFNWRDRVEQQSGDPFDALREILNRFQSQTPPADLPFIGGVGYFGYPLRCFIEELPSTTHDDLKLPDCYFAFYDATVAFDHLSNQVYLCRLDVDKSYANRHQQQTEKLRSILQSENHHTQLRSEAFKSHASHFTKSPIRSNFSKADYLSTVQRAKAYIASGDIYQVNLSQRLSTLSDLPPPELYACLRQLSPVPYGAYLHCGDFHILSASPERFLHFSLGSRTVETRPIKGTRPRGLTPELDRKLAAELLHSEKDLAELLMIVDLERNDLGRVCEIASIHVPERVALESYSNIHHLVATVRGTLRRDADRIDLLKSCFPGGSITGAPKIRAMELIDELEPTDRGVYTGAIGYFGFDGTMDLNIAIRTCILKEGCAYFHVGGGIVADSEPEAEYQETLDKASSWMAVLEGDMKHE
- the ubiA gene encoding putative 4-hydroxybenzoate polyprenyltransferase; the encoded protein is MFRKIKIILDMIKFEHTVFMLPFAIMSAFIASDGLPALDKFAWILVAMVGARSCAMAFNRLADAEIDKANPRTSMRAIPAGLIAKGAVWAFTLVSAALLMFAAYNLNPLAFALSPVALVVIMGYSYTKRFTSFSHLWLGISLSIAPIGAWIAIKGQFDWTPTLLGLAVLLWAAGFDIIYACQDFDFDRKHRLYSIPAKFGIRPALWISSVLHVVMITVLLGVTLLTNLGVVYLVGVGIVIVILVYEHAIVKPHDLSRVNLAFFTLNGMVSLVLMALSVVDLVW
- a CDS encoding sugar phosphate isomerase/epimerase, translated to MDISFSTGVGGGAWSLEECLKWAKANGFDAIRPNASGIFDPEDILQTGGDEINDASRSHDIYLAALSAHNNLLDDDLETREAARENLKRAIEAASMLGTPVLVTYAGSPVSWHFYGQFSSNPGNPGDRSVELVGRFKEMWTPVIRFAEEKGVTIALDCAVRMGNIACNPEMWERILDAIPSDNLGLSCDPSHWLWMGILPAEDAIRMFSGKWYYADVKDCEVSPQMRFRQGIIGNWWWQYRVPGRGQLNWGTIIGALLESGYDYVLCVENEDRGMPGLAGFALGGRHLRQFLPKHGEPYDPASLWKVRN